The region ACAAGCGATGCAGCTTGTGTTCCAACCCATCTAGCAGAGTATCGGCGGAAAAACCGGGAATACGCTGATTCAAGTCGTCCAACACTTCTTCGTCAAACTGCTCTTTTTGATTGAACAGCTTGATCTTACGCCAGTTTCTGCCAAAGAACAGATAAAGTACAAAACCCACGATTGGCAAAAAGATCAATACCATGATCCAGGCCAGGGTATGAACCGGAGATGAGTTTTCCATTACGAGGATGATGATGATAAGCACCACAGTGATCGCAAATATCACGGAGATAATGCGCAAAGTAAATTGGGTGAAGGTCTGCAATATATCTCCTCCGCGCAGCAGTTGAATCGCAGACGCCACCAGAATTAAGCTACTCAACAAAGCTAGAATAATTAGCACGGAATCAAGTGCCTTGTGTGATTTTGTCATATCCTCTCCATTTGTACCGCAATCATATATTTCTCAGACTATTATGCCTCGTTTATTTGTCAAGCTTTGTGTTAGTTCGCACTAGCACATGCATGGATTCGGAGTTCGTCGTTCTATCATTCATAGTTGATTAGTTCTGAGGTGTTGCAGTGCTGCAGTGTGGGTTCGAATCGTCTCGTTTCGATGGCGGCCGGAGGTCACTTCAAATGATAGCAGTTCCGCTGCTTACGCAGACTAGGACGTCCGCAATCCTCTCAAAAACGCTGCGCATTTTTATCTGTGTAATCTGCGCGTTATTTATAAACGGTAAGATGCCGTTTCCACACTGTGCATGCCATCTATCCTCTCTACCTCCAGCAGTAGTGAAGCAGATATAAAGCCGTTATCATCCCGTGTTCACCCGATGATAACCCGATGATATCTGCTTCATATCACGTCGAAACTAAGAGCATAGATGTAGAAGCGTCGTCTTGTCACTCGGCATTTTGCACTTGACGGAATTGCCGCGATGACCGCTATGGATAGCATATATTTCGAAAGAGGATTTATGAGAACCAGCGCAACACAATTACTCTGTCTGATGCTATTATTTACGGCTATTTCCTGCCGCAAACTACCCCCGCAGAATACCGGCAAATACGTGGTATTATCCCCCGAAACGGCAGAGATCATCGCAGCTTTGGGTGCCGCTGAAAACATCGTAGGAGTAACAAAGGAATGCGACTTTCCCGAAGCCCTGAAAGCTAAAGAACTTGTGGGAAATTTTGGCGCCATCGACATGGAGAAAGTAATCTCTCTGGCACCAAAGATCGTCTTTGTAAGCGGGCTGGAGCAAGAAGCAATCTCTCTGGATCTGCAAAAGCTGGGCATCGAAGTGTATCGCTCCTACCCCCGCACAGTAAAGGAAATGTATCAAGAAATCATTCAGATAGGCAAGTTGATTGGCAAAGAGAGTGAAGCCAAAGCACTGAAACAGGATTTGGAGCAAAGTATCGCCACTATTGTGGAAGAAAACGCTGGTAAAGCCCGCCCGGATGTGTATCTGGAAATCTATCGCGATCCCTTGATGAGCGTGGCAGACGATTCTTTTGTGGGTGAAGTCATCGAACTGGCTGGGGGCAACAATGTTTTTGACCGTCTAGAACGGGATTATGCCAGAGTAAAAGCCGAAAGTGTGATCAAAGCAGCTCCGGACCTGATGATCTGCTATAGCAGGGACACAAAAGAGAACATCCTTTCCCGCAAAGGTTGGGATAGGATTCCCGCAATCCAAAACGAACGCATCTATTTTGAAGAAGATATGAATCCTGATCTTATACAACGTGCCGGACCTCGCTGTGTGGAAGGCATGAAGGCTTTGTCTGCTCTCTTTGATACATGGCGGATTGAGACTCAATGAAGCGATACATCTTTTTAGCCCTAGTCGCAATCGGCGCGATCGTCCTGACCTTCATATACCTGAATTGGGGCAATCCCGGAGGATACATCATCACCCAAGTTCGCCTCCCCCGCCTGCT is a window of Candidatus Cloacimonadota bacterium DNA encoding:
- a CDS encoding cobalamin-binding protein, which produces MRTSATQLLCLMLLFTAISCRKLPPQNTGKYVVLSPETAEIIAALGAAENIVGVTKECDFPEALKAKELVGNFGAIDMEKVISLAPKIVFVSGLEQEAISLDLQKLGIEVYRSYPRTVKEMYQEIIQIGKLIGKESEAKALKQDLEQSIATIVEENAGKARPDVYLEIYRDPLMSVADDSFVGEVIELAGGNNVFDRLERDYARVKAESVIKAAPDLMICYSRDTKENILSRKGWDRIPAIQNERIYFEEDMNPDLIQRAGPRCVEGMKALSALFDTWRIETQ